gcaaaaGATGGCTAACCTCCCTAAACACCCTCCTCTcgctttttattgctgagcatgacccTTTATAGCATGGAATATCTCTGGTTAGTTTGAGTCATCTatctggttgtgccccctcccaacctcttgcacGCACTTCAGTGTATTCACTGgggtggggcagagggagaaatagaaaaggccttgatgctgtgcaagctctgctcagcaatagctaaaacactagcgtgttatcagcattgttttGGTCAcagatctaaaacacagcaccatataAGCTGCTAtgaaaaaattaacttcatcccagccagacccaatacataAATATGCTTGttactgtttcttcttccctctaCTTCTTCCTAGCCTAACACAGGTATTACACAAATAATATCTAAATTAGTGGCCAGGGTGGAAAATGTAGGTACAAAACTATGCATTATACAATTCACTCCATTTTTCAACTCTTGAAGCACACATGACAGTACATGGCTGTGTCTTCTGCTGGGCATACATCattctctgtgtttcagcttaggtaaaaaaaatgaagctcgGATTACTTCTGCAGCTCTTGTTCCTGCTGAGAAAGTATGATGTTAACAAATGCTGTGTGCCTATCAAGAGGAAGTGTACACTGGACAGGAAAGGTCTGAACAGGCATGAATGAAAATACAGGTTCAGCTAAGATGTCAGCAATGGATAGATTTCTAAATACATTGTCTTTCCTTTGTGGTGATTTGCTCCTTGGGCTTGAACTTGGGAGTCCTAACTTTGCATGCAATTCTTCTGGGGAGAGTAGTAATTCATATCCTAGTTTAGTGACCAAGTAAGGATCACCAAGTATCTTCTACAGGCGCCTTTACTCTGCTTTCCATAGTGGTGGAATGCTATAAACACAGGACTAAAGGGGACTGCTAGGTCATCATGCCCAGTCTTAACAGCTCTGCATAATTGCTTTCATAAACTTCACGTTAAAAACAGTTCAGTTGttcctcctttcatttttaGGCTGCTCTAGAATACAGATAGTCTAGGGATAAAAAGGTAGGTTCTAGTAAAGTTTGTTCATGATCACTTCATGCCCATTTGCTCTCATGCTATTGTCCTTaaaattagaattatttttccttcttagtGGTAATCCCTGTGAtacttttaatgaaagcaagtCTATTTTCTTTTCGTCGGGGTTTTGCTAAGCTAGACAAGTTACACTTTCATCTTATTTCATAAGATGGGCAATCTGTTCACCCTGATAACCTTTTTTGCAGTTGTTCTTTGAATCTGTCTTTGAGGGTGATCAGAACTCTGCATGATATTTTACGTGAAGGCTCACTAGTGTCTCATTGTATGGCATTGGTACTTTCCTGTTTTTACTGAGAAGTCtacttaaattttttctttttccatttttcatggCCACCTTATTTTTGGGATTAGCTAACAATCCACAAGGGTAAAATCTCTACCTCTTGCTTTTGGTTATCAGCTGAAGAGCTCTGaatttaaacacaaataattATTATAGTTCCTAAACTCCTGTTATAGTCCCCATGCTATTCTTTCAGAACTTTAATAGGAATCTTGTTCCAACCTGGTAGTAGGTTGtatcaaaaaaggaaacataacCACATTGCAAGTTTTATACTAATCCTTAATTTTTCAGCTAAACTTGTCATTTTTTATATTGTATAATAAATTCCCAATGTCCATGCAGGTTACATTTACTACATTTATTGCATGATCTACCTTTTATATACTAGCACATTTTCCGTTTAAAAACAGtgggaaaagcattttcataCATGTGTAATGAGAAGAAGCATTTTTGAGCTGGGGAAAACAAACCACTAAATAGTTGAGACAAACAGAATTTAATTACTGACTGCTCACTGAACTAGATGCTGACCTACACTCTACTTACTACCCAAGTCGTCTTGGGATGACTGACTGACCAGTGTGTTTATCTTgaggctgaaaagaaaaaaaaaaaaccccaaaaaccaaactcaAACATCATACTCTCTGCTGAGCCggagaaaagaattatttgccTGCCGATCTATTAGGCTGCTAAATTCCTTCTCCAGGCTTCAGTTATCCAATTTTGTTTGCTATTACATGTGGAAATGACTGCAAGTGGTTAATATTAAAGGAATTTTCATACCATAGACCTCATCAGATAACGAATCTAATGTCTGAGATTGGCTTCTTAATCTTCTTGTTTCCATCTTCATGTTATTTTCCTCAGAAGTGTGTGAGAAATAGTGAATAAATGTGAGAATAAGGGGATAACTTCTTCCAATTCAACACTTGTAACCAATCATAGGCTCAAATCTGTAGTTTTTAGCAAGGCTTCCCATGTAGTGGACTAGTCTGGTAtattttgctgtgaaaatgaagTAAAGTAGACAGAACCACAGTGCTTCAATACCAGTTCTTTCATTGTGATGTGATCCTGAGGATCACTTCTCTCCCAAGCAGTCACTCCTGAGTACTGGCATAAAAGGGCTAGTTTGAGCTCTTGTGAAACTGAAGCTGGCTTTCTACTgctggtgttttggggttggttggttggtttgtttttgtagaGTGTAGGAATACTACTTTGCACATGAAGCAAAAGTGCTTTCATAAAGTGGTGTTGGCCTCTGATATTACCTGATGTTAACTTTGGATatcagaaaagataaaatttgtgaataaaaacaacccaacaaaacTCTTAAAactttatattttcatataaatgtcACATTTGTTTACTGGTATTGTTGGAAGGCTGTATGTTATGTCTTATCTGACATTagcatttctttcagcttttagACACAGGACACACACAGGAGCAGAAAGAAGATAACAATAGCACTGAATGCAGCGAACTAGGAATCATGGATCTGAAATTCACTTCatcaagaaaatacatttccatCAGTGTGCCTTCCAAATCTCAAACTATGTCTCCTCATATCAAATCAGTAGATGATGTTATAGTTCTTGGCATGAATCTCAGCAAATTTAACAAACCTACTcaatttttcatctgtgtttctGGAGTTTTTATGTTTTATCTCATCTATGGATATTTACAGGTAAATGCTATGAACTTGTGTCTTAGGCCAATTCCTCctacccctttttttttttcatagcataataatatagtatgtattttaatacatataGGCATTTAAAATGGATATTGATTGCAAAGTCAAGCTTTCAGAATTCAAGAGCAGTAAGTAATTGTATAACGTCAGATTCCGTTACAGTTCATGTGCCTACAAGGTTTGGTTCAGTTGGACTTTGAATATTGTTTTGTATGTGTATCTTTTAAACGTGAAACCTTTAGATCTCCTTGAGTTCCATGAGTGCTGGATACTAATAGTAGTCTACTGTTCTCTCTGCTCTACCTTCAGGAAAGAGCCGAAACGTGTACTATGGTTGTTTGTTAAGCAGAAGCATAATGTTTTTGCCATTTTAGTTAAACATTTCCTGATAACCTTTGCTCTTTTATCTTGAGAGCtacatttctgttccttttttttttaagttcaatGAGTTTTCTCAATAAAGTAGTGATTTAAAAAGTTGATAATTAAAAATCACCATGTTTCCAATGCAGTTTTCAAAAACAGCTGAGAAGTTCGTTAAAGTTACTTCCAAAGAGTTAGACAAAGTTATCGGTAATTGAAAGCAGAatctcaaaaaggaaaatattaggtagccttttgtttctgtaactgACAAGCCTACATAATTCTTTATGTAGTGTGTGTATTCTTCTATAACAAattgttctggttttaaatgttcCTACAACCTGCAAATTTATAAATTCACAAGTTCTATTTAATGTAGGGACTCAAAATATTAGGTGCACATTcctaagaaatgaaaattaccAGTAAATATGTCTGATAGAGAAAGTTTGTGTTTAATTTATTGTGAGCTATTTATAAATTCTGGATAAAAGCAGTGTACTGAAGTAAATGAACTGAAAACCAACTGAAAAGCAGACAGGAAACCATCTATAATTTGAGATAAATGTTAATGGATCAAATGTATTCCCCTGATGAATTGATCCATTAATTTTAGTGGATTTACACCAGCAGTAAATTTTCTCATTGCATTTTGGAGAACCTAAATTGTCTTTTTCAATACTTTGCAGGTTATGTATGGCATGTAAATTCTAGTTAATAACCAGCAGCTGCAAAGGCTGAATTTGCAtgtacatgaagaaaaaaaaaaatctgttgattttgttttgatttaataTTTCAATGTATGTATGTGAccttggtgggtttttgtttttataggaATTGATATTTTCAGTGGAAGGTTTTAAACCTTTTGGTTGGTACCTCACTTTAGTGCAATTTGGATTTTATTCCATGTTTGGACTAATAGAATTGCAGTTGATTCAGGACAAAAGGAGAAGGTATGTGTTTTTCCAAGCATTTTACCCTCTGTCCATCAAATTAGAAGCATTTGATATTTATCATAAATTTAACTTCTGTTGTTTGAATGTGAATACTGTGAGGCATTGGTAGCAGTTCCATAGTTAAAATAACATGAATTTACTGGACGATGTTAGGAAATGTTTTATAAGTACTCTCTTAGATTTCAGACCTGTAAGTAGTCTTGTTGACTCTACTATCACTTTGTCCCACTTACAGAGCATATTCTGTCGTCAAGGTAGCTGATACAGACTCACTCATGTATGAGTTGCTTGGCATTATCACATCTAGAATAGGGCCAACTGTACTTCAGAGCACTTGAAGCCGTGTCTCACTGAATACCTTTTCCTCAAACCTTGGCACCTCCTCACCAAGAGGTTCCTCTAACATTCTGTGCATCTTGGAGAGTGTCAGAGGTCTGCAGTCTGCCATGTGGCTGTGTAGGTTTGCTTCAAAGGATGTACTtaggttttgtatttttcatttcagatagCACTCATAACACCCTGCCACAAAATTGTTCTGTGTTTTCACTGCAGTTGACCAAGGAGATTCTTGCTGTCTTGAATCCTATGGATATGGGATAGTTTGATCTAACTCAGTGCGGCCATTTTACGGCTTCCTGCCCAACTACAGCCTCTGCAAACTGTATATTGAGGCCCTCTGGAAGCTTGGATAGAGGCTGCTGTGGTGtacatgaattttaaaattgctttaaagCATTATATCCTGGTTGAGCATAACTACTTTTCGTTACCTGTAGTCAACCTTGGCTGATTTTGCGTATACTGATTTTAGGTAATAGAATTCTTTTATAGCTAAACAATGCAACTTTGATAagttattctttttattttaaacattgaCAGTTTATAGTTCAAGTTATCTGACTTTTTGAGATGCATCAGATAATATTGTGTAGTTACCTTTTTGGGTGTTCTGTAACTAATATTTAGGTTTTGATTACCAAATAGTTGCTGATGCTTAAGCATGACCCTGTAAGTTATGCTGGAAATGCAgatcttaaatatattttacattttattttctataaccTGGGCATCTTCTtgtagacattaaaaaaaaaatgtttcctactTTTTATGCAGGTTTCTCTGATTCTTAAATTCTAAATTTTTGTTGCATGCCTCAGAGTATGCCTACATCACCTAATGAGTTATGGATAAGACAGGGTTACAGCAAGACCTTGTGTTGCTTAATGTGGCTCTGAGTATGCATAAAAAATAGCTGAACATACGCACAACTAACTGTAGAAAATCACAAAGTGAGTACAGTGATTGCTAAAGATTACTGTTGGATCATCTGTTGTCAGGTGATAATTTCATCAAATTGCAAACAATACATCTGAAAATGTTCGACGAGCCCCTCCATTGATGGTATCTGAATCACTCTGTCTTAGTACTGTTGAGTTTTATAAAACAATGGTACTTTTTTCAACTTTCTTAATCCTAAAAATGTCAATGTTCATGTGAAAACGTCACCAAAAAAATTGACACGGTGACCGTGGCAGGACTAAGATTCAGGATATCTTGGTATACTAACCTTCTGTGTTTCCTTTGACAAATAACCTGAAGCCTGTCTTCATTATTCTGTAAATAATATACCTTCTCAGAAGGAGGTTAAAGAATTACTGCTTGAATACTTCATGAGCCATGAAGTTTTTATTGTCTTGTATTTGAACGCTGTTTATTAGCAGtaattgaaagaaatgaaatgtgaaatcagtcatttatgtgcatttttaaatttctgttacGGAATGAAATTCTGTGAGAAAGACGGTGAAGTTGTATTACAAACATACTCCTTTATCTAAATTTTCCAAGCTCAATCTCCTCTAGATGAGTTTGTAATACCAAGATTCATATGTTTCTATTTTGTAGAATTCCTGGGAAAACCTACATGATAATAGCGTTTTTAACAGTGGGAACTATGGGTTTGTCAAATACCTCTTTAGGATATCTGAATTACCCTACTCAAGTCATCTTCAAGTGCTGTAAGCTGATTCCAGTTATGATAGGCGGGGTTTTTATACAAGGTAAGTGTTAGTCTTGTTAgtagatgattttttttgaggtttcttTGGGAGGCAGTCATGTATGGAATCCTGTACTTTGTTAAATTCCACTGAGGCTCTTAGACAGAGATGGACAGGTAGCATTTTTCTTATAGGAGGAAAAATGTAGATTTCTGAAGCATCTTAGAATCGTAGAATCTTCTCAGAAAAAGTACAAATacaattcatagaatcatagaatcgcataggttggaaaagacctttaaggtcatccagtccaaccatcaacctaacattacaaagcccacactaaaccaattaagggtagactagactaaaccatgtcccaaagtgccacgtctacccgttttttgaacacttccagggatggtgactccaccacctctctgggcagcctgttccaatgcttcactaccctttccgtgaagaaatttttcctaatatccaatctaaacctcccctggtgcggCTTGAGCCCATatctctcatcctatcactaactacttgggagaagagaccaacacccacctcactacaacctcctttcaggtagttgtaaagagcgataaggtctcccctcagcctcctcttctctaggctaaacaatcccagttccctcagccgctcctcataaggcctgtgctccagacccttcaccagcttcattgcccttctctggacatgctccagcacctcaatgtctttcttgtattgaggggcccaaaactgaacacagtattccaggtgcagcctcaccagtgccgagtacagggggacaatcacttccctgctcctgctggccacactattcctgatacaagccaggatactgttggccacctgggcacactgctggctcatgttcagctggctgtcgaccagcacccccaggtcgttttctgccaggcagcttcccagccactcctccccaagcctgtagcgttgcatggggttgttgtgacccaagtgtaggacccggcacttggacttgttaaacctcatacagttggcctcggcccatcggtccagcctgtccaggtccctctgcaggtccatcctaccctcgaggatgaacagaaaatatgggggaaaaagaagtacAAGTCACttgaaaaacttcatttttatgcaggcttttttaatctttaagtAATGTAAGTTTGTTTTCTAAACCAAATCACTTAAtaactgaaacattttcagtactgaaatggaaaacttgaaatagaagaaaaaaaaaaatcgagcCATGATTTGTGAAGAAACCCCCTACTACTCTTGTTTGAAAAGCTTGATTCCTAAATTCCTAACTAAAATTCCTAAATTTTGATTAAATGATACATATTTGATTAAACTTTACATGTCCTTGGCTAGTCCTGAGGTCATAGTTCATAttccaagaacagaaaaagggaTCTGGAGGAGGACAGATAGAGACTATAGTTATGTAAATAAACATCCTTCAGTATTTCTGGATGTAGAAGACTTAAGTGTATCATAAAAGTTTCTATTTGTTCAGTACACAAGGATTCATTAAGTCAGTAAAGCTCTGCATGGGCAGGTGTTGTGGAACAGAATCTAGaatgatatttttgtttctgtggttaATTCTGGCCTTCTAGTTGCAATAGAAAGCTGAACTTTCAGAGGAGTTTACAAGTTTACATAGGCACATGTGTGCACAGTATTTACCTTTTATTAGGAGTCATTTTGTATCATTGTAATGCTGAGAGACTGGTATTCCCTTAAAGCTTTGTGAAACTTTATGTTGTGTTATAAGAgagctgtgattttatttttttattattattattaaaaattttcagttaaaaaaaaattcccttggAAGCTTATATTGAAAGTACAGCTTCTGGGAAAGGAATATGTTATTTCAAACAAGATACATGAActcctgccttttcatttccctactctttctttttccacccCGCTTCACATCCCATCTCTCCCAAGCTAAGGGACAAGGTAGGGTTCTAAAAGTACCCAAATCATCTGTTAGTGTTTGGGAATGACTTCTCTCTAATCAATAAAGGCagtcaaaatgttttccatgaGGGAAAAATCTTAAGAAAATGTCTAAGCTATTCTGAAGTTGCTGAGTAGTGCTTTGACAGGGAGGATGCGCTTTTTGTCACTGAGAATGTGCTGTATGTCATTAGGAATAAAACTAAAACTGACCACAAGAATCAGATAGTACCTGTTAAGATCCTCCTCCATGTTAAGAACTGCtgttttagaagaaattaattccagTCATGAAAGGCCAGAGCATTAAGTCTTCTGCTTAAGTAAAAGAATGACATTGgaacagtttttcctttgccttctaGTCTGCTGAACATGATAAACATGAAATTCTGAGCACGTTAACAGTCCATTCATGTTGTTTGTATTGCTTTTGTAGGAAAACGTTATAATATTGCAGATGTGTCTGCTGCCCTGTGTATGAGTCTTGGATTAATATGGTTTACTTTAGCTGACAGCACAGTTGCTCCAAACTTCAACTTGACAGGTAAAGATATATTATATTTTAGAGTTtaacaaaatgtcttttttcccctacaatAAGCATTCCATAGAAGTTCTGAGAGTTCTTGGTGGAGTGCTTTCAGGTATCATATGGACAATGCAGGTTCTATTATAGCTTTGCACTAGCAGAACTCTGTCTGTGGCAGAAGAGGCCTTTATTTTAAGTGTTAGTTTTTAGGTTCTTAAAATTTATGGAAACTCTACCCTTTAGCTTGAAACGTCTCGTGCTTACTCTCAAGAAATATTTCCCAGTAGATATGTCAGAATAAACATGATAAAATTCAGTTTGAccattttaaaacttcaaaagaTTAGTTGTCTTTTCTAGTTAAACCTTTAAgtctttttacatttcagaacCATTTACTTTATATTAATTGATAGTCTCACTTAGATTTGCTGTAGTTCTTAGCTGGAGTGCCCACGTTCTAACTTTTCTATACTGTGTAAAgtcagaagcaaagaaaacgTTTTAACCTGTTTGGGTTTAAAAACCTAGCTGAATTTCTTTCTCAAATGACAAGGGAGAATTGGTTATTCGTAAAATCCATATTATTTAGTTGGCCAGTGTTTGGATTAATACTGAACCTTGAAAACTTTTGAATATTCAATTTTTAGTATATTCTTTTGAAATTCTGAGATGAGTTACAGCAACTGTTATGACAGACGTTCAGTGTGAAACCTTCATGTCTTAATGGTGGAGCCACTGATTTAGaagttttttccttaaaactgagaatttattattatttttaggaaCAAGACTTTTTGTTCccacaaaatattatttcatctAGTGTTAGTGATGATCAATTTGTGATGTTGTCTAAACTCGATGTGTCTTTTGCCTTGCTCATAAATTAATTCTCATGCCTTTTAATGTAACTTTGGTGCTACTGGTAATGGAAGAAATTACAAAAATCTGTGAATTATATAACTTGCTGTGCATTTCATGTATTTATGTGTGGTGTAACTGCGTGGCTACCtgacaaaaatacatattttgagTACCGTATGATGTTGGTATGCATGTAATTATATTCTAGTGTTTCTGATACATAGATATGTGTTACCATTACAGCTATTTTTGACTATAACCTCTAAGTGTATTCACATGTTAATATATTACTTTTGtaaaatttgaattattttaaatatgtgctATGACTTAATTCTGAAAAGATTTGAGAAGTTGATTCTTCAACTGAATGGGATAAGGTGAAGTGCAGCAAATGTAGCAAAGTCCTGATGCCCTCAAAGATCTGCAAAACACAAGATAAAAAACTTTAAATGTCTTCAGAGAATAAACAGGGTTGTCTTTCATTATTAATCTATTTTGAACACTTCAAATAAGTCTGTATATATTGAAGCTTAGAGCACTACCATTTGGAGGAAGttagttctgtgaaaacagaatatAGAACTAGAATTCAAAAGTCTGGATCTCCCCTTAGGAAGGTGGTTGGAAATTCTCCTGCTCACCTTCTGAGAAGgttctttctgtatttctctatTCCCTCTTGCCTGTTTCGTTTTATT
This sequence is a window from Pelecanus crispus isolate bPelCri1 chromosome 2, bPelCri1.pri, whole genome shotgun sequence. Protein-coding genes within it:
- the SLC35B3 gene encoding adenosine 3'-phospho 5'-phosphosulfate transporter 2 isoform X1; this encodes MDLKFTSSRKYISISVPSKSQTMSPHIKSVDDVIVLGMNLSKFNKPTQFFICVSGVFMFYLIYGYLQELIFSVEGFKPFGWYLTLVQFGFYSMFGLIELQLIQDKRRRIPGKTYMIIAFLTVGTMGLSNTSLGYLNYPTQVIFKCCKLIPVMIGGVFIQGKRYNIADVSAALCMSLGLIWFTLADSTVAPNFNLTGVVLISLALCADAVIGNVQEKAMKLHNGSNSEMHPVQTYGYAFLFSLTGYFGISFVLALIKIFGALLAVTVTTGRKAMTIVLSFLFFAKPFTFQYVWSGLLVVLGIFLNVYSKNMDKVKLPSLHGLWKKSVEERKTRTLSQTV
- the SLC35B3 gene encoding adenosine 3'-phospho 5'-phosphosulfate transporter 2 isoform X2, encoding MDLKFTSSRKYISISVPSKSQTMSPHIKSVDDVIVLGMNLSKFNKPTQFFICVSGVFMFYLIYGYLQELIFSVEGFKPFGWYLTLVQFGFYSMFGLIELQLIQDKRRRIPGKTYMIIAFLTVGTMGLSNTSLGYLNYPTQVIFKCCKLIPVMIGGVFIQGKRYNIADVSAALCMSLGLIWFTLADSTVAPNFNLTGVVLISLALCADAVIGNVQEKAMKLHNGSNSEMVLYSYSIGFVYILFGLTCTSGLSPAVTFCSKHPVQTYGYAFLFSLTGYFGISFVLALIKIFGALLAVTVTTGRKAMTIVLSFLFFAKPFTFQYVWSGLLVVLGIFLNVYSKNMDKVKLPSLHGLWKKSVEERKTRTLSQTV